The Metamycoplasma phocicerebrale genome includes a region encoding these proteins:
- a CDS encoding MATE family efflux transporter, with protein sequence MQESVIKHKKKHYFRRFLPQSKYDWKIYFSKTWPIIIGEILFCLNGFLDNFMVSHIPSGIDALTYANTYTGIIYTIFFAIQGIAGMFVGQYYGKKDYKKVNQIMNLRIWMYLFISLTFAIICWSTPTNLIQFIGGKNINGVALNESRMYLMLISVSWVITSFNFNTNMQLNETGHSNLAFVSACLTLLSNATINAISLYGFKGHAYYAAFGSIISAFVCLASDSFLTYYKDRPIFINIFKIYRITKPVAKQLLRRIPAMLITIAAMITLPMRMIIWSRAFPDDLINGSGIRAAWMGINAVTILGLVESLASIASAITSACSSNVSYFVASNLGKNNFEEAEKHAFALKGFHAIMGLTMSTIMVGVVFGIAYSPATSRGAQEAVVSNIYFYLDRGLFGNILESKQTKYWIDSNILEKAKIVYNSQFHVWSNGIPNKNELNIFINNEDIQNLIKDMKLKIGLSFRQIFLYTCFTFICINPVWCWFYTTAALPSAGGRNMIGSLTMLGAHWLSFIWLITLTFGIIIPLRSKNTFISLEVAYCLFFMIDFIRWLIFEIVTAKTNWKRNITEESEKIIIKKDTI encoded by the coding sequence ATGCAAGAAAGTGTAATAAAACACAAAAAAAAGCATTATTTTAGAAGGTTTTTACCACAATCAAAATATGATTGAAAAATTTATTTTTCAAAAACATGACCAATTATTATAGGTGAAATTCTATTTTGCCTAAATGGTTTTTTGGACAATTTTATGGTAAGCCACATACCTTCTGGTATTGATGCTTTAACTTATGCTAATACATATACTGGTATTATTTATACCATATTTTTTGCTATTCAGGGTATAGCTGGAATGTTTGTTGGTCAATATTATGGAAAAAAAGATTATAAAAAGGTTAATCAAATAATGAACCTTAGAATTTGAATGTATTTATTCATAAGTTTAACTTTTGCAATAATTTGTTGAAGCACTCCGACAAACCTTATTCAATTTATTGGAGGAAAAAATATTAACGGTGTAGCTTTAAATGAATCAAGAATGTATTTAATGTTAATATCAGTATCATGAGTAATTACTTCATTTAATTTTAATACTAACATGCAACTTAATGAAACGGGACACTCAAATTTAGCTTTTGTTTCGGCCTGTTTAACCTTATTAAGTAATGCTACTATTAATGCTATATCTTTATATGGTTTTAAGGGGCATGCCTACTATGCTGCTTTTGGTTCAATTATCAGCGCTTTTGTGTGTCTAGCTTCAGATTCTTTTTTAACTTATTATAAGGATAGGCCAATATTTATAAATATTTTTAAAATTTACAGAATAACAAAACCTGTTGCTAAACAGTTGCTTAGAAGGATCCCTGCTATGTTAATAACAATAGCTGCAATGATTACATTACCTATGAGAATGATTATATGATCAAGAGCCTTTCCCGATGATTTGATTAATGGTTCGGGAATTAGAGCTGCTTGGATGGGAATCAATGCTGTGACAATATTGGGTTTAGTTGAAAGTTTAGCTTCCATAGCTTCAGCAATTACTTCGGCTTGTTCATCTAACGTCTCATATTTTGTTGCTAGCAATTTAGGAAAAAATAATTTTGAAGAAGCTGAAAAACATGCATTTGCCCTAAAAGGTTTTCATGCTATAATGGGTTTAACAATGTCAACAATAATGGTAGGGGTTGTATTTGGTATTGCTTATTCCCCTGCTACATCTAGAGGAGCTCAAGAGGCAGTAGTTTCAAATATTTACTTTTATTTAGATAGAGGGCTTTTTGGAAATATTTTAGAATCAAAACAAACGAAATATTGAATTGATTCCAACATTTTAGAAAAAGCTAAAATTGTTTATAACTCGCAATTCCATGTTTGATCTAATGGAATACCTAATAAAAATGAATTAAATATTTTTATAAATAATGAAGATATTCAAAATTTAATTAAAGATATGAAATTAAAAATAGGTTTATCTTTTAGACAAATATTTTTATATACTTGTTTTACATTTATATGCATTAATCCTGTTTGGTGTTGATTTTATACTACCGCTGCTTTACCAAGTGCTGGTGGTAGAAATATGATAGGTTCATTAACGATGTTGGGAGCTCATTGATTATCATTTATTTGATTAATTACTTTGACTTTTGGAATTATCATACCATTAAGATCAAAAAATACTTTTATTAGTTTAGAAGTTGCATATTGTTTATTTTTTATGATAGATTTCATAAGATGACTAATATTTGAAATAGTTACTGCCAAAACTAATTGAAAAAGAAATATTACTGAAGAAAGTGAAAAAATAATAATAAAAAAAGACACAATTTAA
- a CDS encoding phosphotransferase has product MMELLKNQGFTNKTYYDKEKKQFIKIKNYDSFNHKTSNSILNNLNFVPKTIFEDNTKLINEWISGELLNSKTITDEDLKKIGHLLITLHNSKLPFYKENQIARRFKVYREKISSLNRKIPVLDKYYKKINLFLKNIDNSAPTHNDLWLFNFIKNEKGIFITDWEYATMGDVHFDLAYFIESSNLDSRQEKIFLDAYGDDYEPKFLMAHKIIVNALIVLWINKHEIKPFDDSMYIARVEKRIKLYDKEYRI; this is encoded by the coding sequence TTAATGGAATTATTAAAAAATCAAGGTTTTACAAATAAAACTTATTACGATAAAGAAAAAAAGCAGTTTATAAAAATAAAAAATTATGATTCTTTTAATCATAAAACTTCTAATTCTATTTTAAATAATTTGAATTTTGTTCCTAAAACTATTTTTGAAGATAATACAAAATTAATTAACGAATGAATTTCTGGTGAACTATTAAATAGTAAGACAATTACAGATGAAGATTTAAAAAAAATAGGTCATTTATTAATAACACTGCATAACTCAAAGTTGCCTTTTTATAAAGAAAATCAGATAGCCAGAAGATTTAAAGTTTATAGAGAAAAAATATCAAGTTTAAATAGAAAAATTCCGGTTTTAGATAAATACTATAAAAAGATTAATTTATTTTTAAAAAATATTGATAATTCAGCACCTACCCATAATGATTTGTGATTATTTAATTTTATAAAAAACGAAAAGGGAATTTTTATAACTGATTGAGAATATGCAACAATGGGAGATGTCCACTTTGATTTAGCTTATTTTATCGAATCTTCAAATTTAGATTCAAGACAAGAAAAAATATTTCTTGATGCTTATGGTGATGATTATGAACCAAAATTTTTAATGGCTCATAAAATTATTGTGAATGCATTAATAGTTTTGTGAATTAACAAACATGAAATTAAGCCTTTTGATGATTCCATGTATATTGCTAGAGTTGAAAAGCGAATAAAACTATATGATAAAGAATATCGAATATAA
- a CDS encoding LemA family protein produces MLFDSRTPQEKEGFKPNVDNSIKHPEVSGGEKFLYVLFFILTFGLFIIAVISRRNSLLAQMNRIQEASSLIQAAEKKRRAILIKQLDTVKGYAQFEAKTLKEITKYRSKLSDLETEQDPAKINEALNSIQRGINIQFEQYPNLKADRTFLQFQTEISLQEDEIYSTIRHYNAIVRVFNSNIYQFWTNIVAKKMGAYNQPLFQASEQEKRDVDTSSLSTMFE; encoded by the coding sequence ATGTTATTTGATTCAAGAACACCACAAGAAAAAGAGGGTTTTAAACCGAATGTTGATAATTCAATTAAGCACCCTGAAGTTTCGGGCGGCGAAAAGTTTTTATATGTACTTTTCTTTATATTAACATTCGGTTTGTTTATAATAGCTGTTATAAGTAGAAGAAATTCTTTATTAGCACAAATGAATAGAATACAAGAAGCATCATCTTTAATTCAAGCGGCCGAAAAAAAACGAAGAGCTATTTTAATTAAACAATTAGATACAGTTAAAGGATATGCCCAATTCGAAGCTAAAACATTAAAAGAAATTACTAAATACCGTTCAAAACTTTCAGATCTAGAAACAGAACAAGATCCAGCAAAAATTAATGAAGCTTTAAATTCAATTCAAAGAGGAATTAACATTCAATTTGAACAATATCCAAATTTAAAAGCCGATAGAACATTTTTACAATTTCAAACAGAAATTAGCTTGCAAGAAGATGAAATATATTCAACAATTAGACATTACAATGCAATTGTTAGAGTATTTAACTCAAATATTTATCAATTTTGAACAAATATAGTAGCTAAAAAAATGGGAGCTTACAATCAACCTTTATTTCAAGCTTCAGAACAAGAAAAAAGAGATGTTGATACAAGTTCGCTATCAACAATGTTTGAATAG
- a CDS encoding SGNH/GDSL hydrolase family protein — protein MWNSKKTKLLKILSLTTLAITPVVFTFSCVNKNKQQKQGIAKQIENINIFISNKVDKMASAIQDSDISFSNYDDKEYEVSIISKTPNDETGELEINIKLFQKGKENTFVTKKLVINGFKKKNEIDLNPNKDNKFEKAENIIKKDEKINYLAIGDSVSAGFTAALDKDYHGKMVNGKIEGMSFPVYLAYYLNKDNPQRVKSFDNFATSNSTILEWLDLLDETYNSKRPEIFKNEDGIYKHTFDGRYENKEEFKKLLVQKIKQSNLMTITLGANDFLRFFSSVLEAVNFNELINDFQKNNKIDYEKLSALYKKFTDICKEEITDRLVTLLNKINSINSKTNVVLFNYPAPFLRFLSMIHSLFPNNIQLSGETENLMLQFMQPLTNAIKEAKQKVGKNIYFVDAFDASYWNENQEVLTSVVFDIHPTVYGYKKMAMDAFVKLTANTIKNETLYNLGWSKKYLSSFSKDNNKQIIELTTEDSKKLYEDNIGKNKQEVINKLLEEEEVILHIKDKLDPKRISRRLINFTNNQIKEIFLSILKKSFNIQIIKDIDPNNDIYNFFKNKEGAADKLVSWIKQSKFISSQLDEFQKQLLEKDWDKDGKSGAKILKKEYIVDLLNQTFLKQENILNLIKDFAKSDFATSFKEDLSTLVEKISKNILKNDAINNLIKDSAKKLNKKQEYISNEDLDIFLSKLMHSNKLPKLISEQLKNIINNAQHNANEEEFKNINTISKLLKFIYKSQAENLELQEAFSETFKEFISNEELKPILVRIICNVINKDPNINKLFKEINSEEQTKLIGSILSVFVEIENNFDISKVLANGMISELGHNGLKFKFNYLSEAFIKYSHKTFSDEKNIIKIVKIIKINDELNNNIELVKKFLSNAFDIVKEKPNLKDIILNNKNINNLIGTNSEEEKQLTKDLLDFIINQASLKQIFNFGLDLFFDTNNNLVLSRNVLELVKNLANGSQITNIKQSLKEFVKTLFNDPEAKLAKQIDIIITKTFKSLPNLYKIDVIESNKNTIKNFVDSFLKAIINEETIFSEIIDNIFEQFVTINTGSTDTVSELKNTLILGVIKFISKDNDPKTIHIPTLMNKYKDKIINLFSKVDHIAYTKMINYLFDASKFDLKEGLYSVLFNKSYKDLAQQNISKIIKRSAPSGQNGKPRDNSEFKINVEIGLGLELVNLLSADTLLASLFRPTVQTFIEEVVKLAKNNNNQIDIKEVKKLDGYRATSRIYASITLLSLSNMTIDEYWPITGAAALSGQYAENYISSSIAKAYKEVIEKNSEIKTYLKTLNNDTLAKIGISNEIKYNDYFFAGYTIDNTNSRNVNFRNFSKWTDDSIMSFIANPEKTDNIYHNEKNIVLIAKLLQKGYLYKNMDNE, from the coding sequence ATGTGAAATTCTAAAAAAACCAAATTATTAAAGATTTTATCTTTAACTACTTTAGCTATTACACCTGTTGTTTTTACATTTAGTTGTGTTAATAAAAACAAACAGCAAAAACAAGGAATTGCTAAACAGATAGAAAACATTAATATTTTTATATCAAATAAAGTGGATAAAATGGCTTCTGCTATTCAAGATTCAGATATTAGTTTTTCAAATTATGATGATAAAGAGTATGAAGTTTCTATAATTTCAAAAACTCCAAACGACGAAACTGGAGAACTAGAAATAAATATAAAACTTTTTCAAAAAGGCAAAGAAAATACTTTTGTTACAAAAAAACTAGTTATTAATGGATTTAAGAAAAAAAATGAAATAGATCTTAATCCTAATAAAGATAATAAATTTGAAAAAGCCGAAAACATAATAAAGAAAGATGAAAAAATAAATTATTTAGCTATAGGAGATTCGGTTTCGGCCGGCTTTACAGCAGCATTAGATAAAGATTACCATGGTAAAATGGTTAATGGAAAAATAGAAGGAATGTCTTTTCCTGTTTATTTAGCTTACTATTTAAATAAGGATAATCCTCAAAGAGTAAAAAGTTTTGATAATTTTGCAACATCCAATTCAACTATTTTAGAATGACTTGATTTGCTAGACGAAACATATAATTCTAAAAGACCTGAAATATTTAAAAATGAAGATGGAATTTATAAGCATACATTTGATGGAAGATATGAAAATAAAGAAGAGTTTAAAAAACTTTTAGTCCAAAAAATTAAACAATCTAATTTGATGACAATTACTTTGGGAGCAAACGACTTTTTAAGATTTTTTAGTTCTGTATTGGAAGCCGTCAATTTTAATGAATTAATTAATGATTTTCAAAAAAATAACAAAATTGATTATGAAAAATTATCAGCTTTATATAAAAAATTTACTGATATATGCAAAGAAGAAATTACTGATAGATTAGTAACATTATTAAATAAAATTAATTCTATTAATTCAAAAACTAATGTTGTATTGTTTAATTATCCGGCTCCGTTTTTAAGATTTTTAAGTATGATTCATAGTTTATTTCCTAACAATATTCAACTTTCAGGAGAGACTGAAAACCTTATGTTGCAATTTATGCAACCTCTTACAAATGCAATAAAAGAAGCAAAACAAAAAGTGGGTAAAAATATTTATTTTGTAGATGCATTTGATGCGTCATATTGAAACGAAAACCAAGAAGTTTTAACATCGGTTGTTTTTGATATTCATCCCACTGTTTATGGATACAAAAAAATGGCTATGGATGCCTTTGTTAAATTAACAGCTAATACTATTAAAAACGAAACTTTATATAATTTAGGTTGAAGCAAAAAATATTTATCTTCTTTTAGCAAAGATAATAATAAGCAAATAATAGAATTAACTACAGAGGATTCTAAAAAATTATATGAAGATAATATAGGCAAAAATAAACAAGAAGTAATAAATAAATTATTGGAAGAAGAAGAGGTAATCTTACATATTAAGGATAAATTAGATCCTAAGCGTATTTCAAGAAGATTAATCAATTTTACAAATAATCAAATTAAAGAAATATTTTTATCAATTTTAAAAAAATCTTTTAATATTCAAATAATAAAAGATATCGATCCTAACAATGATATTTACAATTTCTTTAAGAATAAAGAAGGCGCTGCTGATAAATTAGTTTCATGAATTAAGCAATCTAAATTTATAAGTTCTCAATTAGATGAATTTCAAAAACAATTATTAGAAAAAGATTGAGATAAAGATGGAAAATCAGGGGCCAAAATTTTAAAGAAAGAATATATTGTTGATTTATTAAATCAAACATTCTTAAAACAAGAAAATATTTTAAATTTAATTAAAGATTTTGCTAAAAGTGATTTTGCAACTTCATTTAAAGAAGATTTATCAACATTGGTTGAAAAAATTTCTAAAAACATTTTAAAAAATGATGCAATTAATAATTTAATAAAAGATAGTGCAAAAAAATTAAACAAAAAGCAAGAATATATTAGTAATGAAGATTTAGATATATTTTTAAGCAAGTTGATGCATTCAAATAAATTACCAAAATTAATTAGTGAACAATTAAAAAACATTATTAATAATGCCCAACACAATGCTAATGAAGAAGAGTTTAAAAATATAAATACAATAAGTAAACTATTAAAATTTATTTATAAAAGCCAGGCAGAAAACTTAGAATTACAGGAAGCTTTTTCCGAAACATTTAAAGAATTTATATCAAATGAAGAATTAAAACCAATTTTAGTAAGAATTATTTGCAATGTTATTAACAAAGACCCAAATATTAACAAACTATTTAAAGAAATAAATTCAGAAGAACAAACTAAGTTAATTGGTTCAATCTTAAGTGTATTTGTAGAAATAGAGAATAATTTTGATATTTCTAAAGTTTTGGCTAACGGCATGATTTCAGAATTAGGCCACAATGGATTGAAATTTAAATTTAATTACTTATCTGAAGCTTTTATTAAATATTCTCATAAAACATTTAGTGATGAAAAAAATATAATTAAAATAGTTAAAATTATAAAAATAAATGATGAATTAAATAATAATATTGAATTAGTTAAGAAGTTTTTAAGCAATGCTTTTGATATAGTTAAAGAAAAACCTAATTTAAAAGATATTATATTAAATAATAAAAATATTAATAATTTAATTGGTACAAACAGTGAAGAAGAAAAACAATTAACTAAAGATTTACTTGATTTTATAATTAACCAAGCTAGTCTAAAACAAATATTTAATTTCGGATTGGATTTATTTTTTGATACAAATAATAATTTAGTTTTAAGCAGAAACGTTTTAGAATTAGTAAAAAACCTTGCTAATGGTTCACAAATAACTAACATTAAACAATCTTTAAAAGAATTTGTTAAAACTTTATTTAATGACCCAGAAGCAAAATTAGCTAAACAAATAGATATAATAATAACAAAGACCTTTAAATCTTTACCTAATTTATATAAAATAGATGTAATTGAAAGCAATAAAAATACAATTAAAAATTTTGTTGATTCATTCTTAAAAGCTATTATTAATGAAGAAACAATATTTAGCGAAATTATAGATAATATTTTTGAACAATTTGTTACTATAAATACAGGATCCACCGATACTGTATCAGAATTGAAAAATACACTAATTTTAGGAGTTATTAAATTTATATCTAAAGATAATGATCCAAAAACTATTCATATTCCTACTCTTATGAATAAATATAAGGATAAAATTATTAATTTATTTAGTAAGGTAGATCATATTGCTTATACAAAAATGATTAATTATTTATTTGATGCAAGCAAGTTTGATTTAAAAGAAGGATTGTATTCGGTTTTATTTAATAAATCTTACAAAGACTTAGCTCAACAAAATATTTCAAAAATAATTAAAAGAAGTGCGCCTTCTGGGCAAAACGGAAAGCCAAGAGATAATAGTGAATTTAAAATTAATGTTGAAATAGGTTTGGGATTGGAATTAGTAAACTTATTATCAGCTGATACATTATTAGCAAGCTTATTTAGACCAACAGTTCAAACATTTATTGAAGAAGTTGTAAAATTAGCTAAAAACAATAATAATCAAATAGATATTAAAGAAGTTAAAAAATTAGATGGTTATAGAGCAACCAGCCGTATTTATGCATCTATAACATTATTGTCTCTTTCAAATATGACAATAGACGAATATTGGCCTATTACAGGAGCAGCAGCTTTATCTGGGCAATATGCAGAAAACTATATTTCTAGTTCTATTGCTAAAGCATATAAAGAAGTAATTGAAAAAAATAGTGAAATCAAAACTTACTTAAAAACATTAAATAATGACACTTTAGCAAAAATAGGTATTTCAAATGAAATTAAATATAATGATTATTTCTTTGCTGGATACACAATTGATAATACCAATTCTAGAAATGTAAACTTTAGAAACTTTAGTAAGTGAACAGATGATTCTATTATGTCATTTATAGCAAATCCTGAAAAAACAGACAATATCTATCACAATGAAAAAAATATTGTTTTAATTGCAAAATTATTACAAAAAGGTTATTTATACAAAAATATGGATAATGAATAA
- a CDS encoding dimethylarginine dimethylaminohydrolase family protein, protein MNELVFKRFIVRKPGKSMVEGINDWAELAHLGKPVYEKAAKQWEDYVKTIKSLGIEVIELKALEEYPDSCFVEDPVVIIPNKLAIMTNPGDKTRNGEKLEMEKEIKKLFPEDKIKYIKAPGYMDGGDVLPIGNTYYIGLSKRTNQEAIDQFTEFVKPLGIKVVAIPVNQFLHLKTGTTYIENNNLLVTGEFEQTPEFQQYNLIKVPKEEDYAVNVIYINGTLYMPSGYPKTKEMLSKLKGYKGIVESDTSEYKKIDGGFTCLSVRF, encoded by the coding sequence ATGAATGAATTAGTATTTAAAAGATTTATAGTTAGAAAACCAGGTAAATCAATGGTTGAAGGAATTAACGATTGAGCAGAATTGGCTCATTTGGGAAAACCTGTATATGAAAAAGCAGCTAAACAATGAGAAGATTATGTTAAAACTATTAAATCATTAGGTATTGAAGTTATAGAATTAAAAGCTTTAGAAGAATATCCGGATTCTTGTTTTGTTGAGGACCCTGTTGTTATTATCCCAAACAAATTGGCAATTATGACAAACCCAGGAGATAAAACACGTAATGGTGAAAAATTGGAAATGGAAAAAGAAATTAAAAAACTATTTCCAGAAGATAAAATTAAATATATAAAGGCGCCAGGATATATGGATGGCGGCGATGTATTACCTATTGGAAATACATATTATATTGGATTAAGTAAAAGAACTAATCAAGAAGCAATTGATCAATTCACAGAATTTGTAAAACCATTAGGTATTAAAGTAGTAGCTATTCCTGTTAATCAATTTTTACACTTAAAAACAGGAACAACTTATATAGAAAATAACAATTTATTAGTAACAGGTGAATTTGAACAAACACCAGAATTTCAACAATATAACTTAATCAAGGTTCCAAAAGAAGAAGACTACGCAGTGAATGTTATTTATATTAATGGAACTTTATATATGCCGTCTGGTTATCCAAAAACCAAAGAAATGCTTTCAAAATTAAAAGGATACAAAGGCATAGTTGAATCTGACACATCTGAATACAAAAAAATTGATGGTGGTTTTACTTGTTTATCAGTTAGATTTTAA
- a CDS encoding DNA topoisomerase subunit B encodes MSEQKKYEASDIQVLEGLDPVRIRPGMYIGSTGYKGIHHLIWEILDNSVDEAMAGFATQINVTLYPNNFIEIEDNGRGMPVDIHHSTNKSAVETILTVLHAGGKFDSNNYKVSGGLHGVGASVVNALSDSFEVWVKRGGKLYYQKYEHGGKPLEDLKVIGEVSLNETGTKIKFHPDYTIMDKIDFDFGTISDHIKQVAYLNKGLTFNLFDITKNTKKTFCFEGGIVDYVKELNKGKKLINSDVIYALGSIVDHEKPTEEQLANNQEPKRVDILVEVAFQYNEAYQSTVISYANNIQTTEGGTHESGFYDSIVRIFNKYAEDNKLFKNATEKISKEDSKEGLIAVISIKHSNPVFDGQTKAKFGSANARFATNKVVSEVLERYLAENPIIAKNIINKCLQSQRARLAANAAKEASRKKDGLEFSGLPGKLADCSSKNAEVRELFIVEGNSAGGSAKGGRDRSIQAILPLRGKVINAEKNDRTKFLSNQEIQTIIHALGTGIGEEFNINKVKYHKIIIMTDADVDGAHITTLLLTFFYRYLKPLIEYGLVYIAMPPLYKIVAGKVVEYAYNDVQKDEILAKLEDKKSVSIQRYKGLGEMDAEQLWETTMNPETRKMLQVQINDMAICDTVFTTLMGEEVDPRHDFIEENAKYVSNIDF; translated from the coding sequence ATGTCAGAACAAAAAAAATATGAAGCAAGTGATATACAAGTTTTGGAAGGTTTAGATCCGGTTCGTATTAGACCAGGTATGTATATTGGTTCAACAGGTTATAAAGGTATTCACCACTTGATATGAGAAATTCTAGATAATTCAGTTGATGAAGCTATGGCAGGTTTTGCTACACAAATTAATGTCACTTTATATCCAAATAATTTTATTGAAATAGAAGATAATGGTAGAGGTATGCCTGTTGATATACACCATTCAACTAATAAATCTGCTGTGGAAACAATTTTAACAGTTTTACATGCTGGGGGAAAGTTTGATAGCAACAATTATAAAGTTAGTGGGGGGCTACATGGAGTTGGTGCTTCTGTTGTTAATGCTTTAAGTGATTCTTTTGAAGTTTGAGTAAAACGTGGCGGAAAATTATATTACCAAAAATATGAACATGGTGGAAAACCGCTGGAAGATTTAAAAGTTATAGGAGAAGTGTCCTTAAATGAAACAGGTACTAAAATCAAATTTCATCCTGACTATACAATAATGGATAAAATAGATTTTGATTTTGGCACTATTAGCGATCATATAAAACAAGTGGCCTATTTAAATAAAGGTCTGACTTTTAATTTATTTGATATAACTAAAAATACTAAAAAAACATTTTGCTTTGAAGGTGGTATTGTAGATTATGTTAAAGAACTTAACAAAGGTAAGAAATTAATTAATTCAGATGTTATTTATGCTTTAGGTTCTATTGTAGATCATGAAAAACCAACAGAAGAACAATTAGCAAATAATCAAGAACCTAAAAGAGTAGATATTTTAGTTGAAGTAGCGTTTCAATATAACGAAGCTTATCAATCTACAGTTATTTCATATGCCAATAATATTCAAACTACAGAAGGTGGAACACATGAAAGTGGTTTTTATGATTCAATAGTTAGAATTTTTAATAAATATGCAGAAGATAATAAATTATTTAAAAATGCAACAGAAAAAATAAGTAAAGAAGATTCAAAAGAAGGATTGATTGCGGTTATTTCTATTAAACATAGTAATCCAGTTTTTGATGGACAAACAAAAGCTAAGTTTGGTTCTGCTAATGCTCGTTTTGCAACTAATAAAGTTGTTTCAGAAGTGTTAGAAAGATATTTAGCAGAAAATCCTATAATAGCAAAAAATATTATTAATAAATGTTTGCAATCACAAAGAGCAAGATTAGCAGCTAATGCAGCTAAAGAAGCTTCAAGAAAAAAAGATGGTTTAGAATTTAGCGGGTTACCTGGAAAATTAGCTGATTGTTCGTCTAAAAATGCGGAAGTAAGAGAATTATTTATAGTCGAAGGTAATTCTGCCGGTGGGTCAGCTAAAGGTGGCAGAGATCGTAGTATCCAAGCTATATTACCATTACGTGGTAAAGTTATTAATGCTGAAAAAAATGATCGTACTAAATTTTTATCTAATCAAGAAATTCAAACCATTATTCACGCTTTAGGAACAGGCATAGGAGAAGAATTTAATATTAATAAAGTTAAATATCATAAAATAATAATAATGACAGATGCTGATGTCGATGGAGCGCATATAACAACTTTATTATTGACTTTCTTTTACCGTTATTTAAAACCTTTAATTGAATATGGTCTTGTATATATTGCTATGCCGCCGTTATATAAAATAGTTGCTGGAAAAGTAGTGGAATATGCTTATAATGACGTTCAAAAAGATGAAATTCTTGCTAAATTAGAGGATAAAAAAAGTGTATCTATTCAACGTTATAAAGGGCTTGGAGAAATGGATGCAGAACAATTGTGAGAAACAACAATGAATCCAGAAACTAGAAAAATGTTACAAGTTCAAATAAACGATATGGCAATTTGTGACACAGTATTTACTACATTAATGGGAGAAGAAGTCGATCCACGTCATGATTTTATTGAAGAAAATGCTAAATACGTTTCAAATATAGATTTTTAA